In Conger conger chromosome 12, fConCon1.1, whole genome shotgun sequence, one DNA window encodes the following:
- the LOC133105590 gene encoding fibroin heavy chain-like, protein MTGHRRLLLLWAGMLLVATLCPGVQSRRGGGIRIGSGSRFKSRSKWGLSAAKSPSSHSRGSSNVGAAAAGAAGAVGGAALGYGLGSMGRHHNGYGHGYSHHHDSSSEGQRIYYANGLGNRNQSDYGSEASSGPLPSIAMVLGSVVSVVLGNWIRGV, encoded by the coding sequence ATGACTGGCCACCGCAGGCTCCTCCTGCTGTGGGCGGGCATGTTGCTCGTGGCAACACTGTGCCCTGGTGTCCAATCCAGGCGTGGGGGCGGAATCAGAATCGGATCCGGATCCAGATTCAAGAGCAGGTCTAAATGGGGGTTATCCGCTGCGAAGTCCCCGTCCTCCCACAGCCGTGGCTCCTCCAATGTGGGGGCTGCAGCCGCCGGGGCCGCCGGGGCCGTCGGCGGGGCTGCTCTGGGGTATGGGCTGGGCTCCATGGGAAGGCACCACAATGGCTACGGCCATGGCTACAGCCACCACCACGACTCCTCCTCCGAGGGCCAGCGCATCTACTATGCCAATGGCCTGGGCAACCGGAACCAGTCTGACTACGGCTCAGAGGCCAGCTCTGGCCCATTACCCAGCATTGCCATGGTTCTGGGGTCAGTGGTGTCAGTAGTGCTGGGCAACTGGATCAGAGGGGTCTGA
- the LOC133141562 gene encoding uncharacterized protein LOC133141562 produces MRRPSFLLLFSMSILLLLQDHSARGRGSRGSKGSSSKSSSSSSSSSSSSSSSRHKNAGSYPKQAQNPSGGGHSNQRPKQNYHQHPVGRGRTPNRNPQNPILSPRYGGGYAYGGGAKGGVSPFAQSVYEKGYKPNANSKGFVKKAAVAAGIGVGVGVAAGVAVGYGVGRYPSPHFSFHNDREERYYNRYMYRRYGSRSDDKEDFGRDYSYRQPDLSYDKYMDSCMKRTDLLQDQAGLQGDDPAAATNESLAGASALSPGNGTVNATTARHAAGSADGNPTPPPETHGALPVRPAASEREVGERQEEETVGIMEIGYPELIEQQKVQKCVELYMEYSHQYLERLSGAAPQQRPLCQGVLLLLATALTFTISSVLLQ; encoded by the coding sequence ATGAGGCGCCCATCCTTTCTGCTGCTATTCTCCATGTCAAtcttgctgctgctgcaggaccattcagccagaggcagaggatcCAGAGGCTCCAAAGGCTCTTCCAGcaagtcatcatcatcatcatcatcctcgtcCTCATCATCGTCTTCATCGCGCCACAAGAATGCCGGCAGCTACCCGAAGCAAGCACAGAACCCAAGTGGAGGAGGTCACTCTAATCAGCGCCCCAAACAGAACTATCACCAACACCCGGTGGGCCGAGGACGGACCCCCAACAGGAACCCCCAAAATCCGATCCTGAGCCCCCGATATGGTGGAGGCTACGCCTACGGCGGAGGGGCCAAAGGAGGTGTCTCCCCATTCGCCCAATCGGTCTATGAAAAGGGATACAAGCCCAATGCCAATTCCAAGGGCTTCGTAAAGAAGGCAGCGGTGGCAGCAGGTAtcggggttggggtgggggtggcggcGGGCGTGGCAGTCGGCTATGGTGTCGGCCGCTACCCCAGTCCACACTTCTCCTTCCACAACGACCGGGAGGAGCGCTACTACAACCGCTACATGTACCGGCGCTACGGCTCCCGCTCCGACGACAAAGAGGACTTTGGCCGCGACTACTCCTACAGGCAGCCGGACCTGTCCTACGACAAGTACATGGACAGCTGCATGAAGAGGACCGACCTGCTGCAGGACCAGGCCGGGCTGCAGGGCGACGATCCCGCCGCAGCGACCAACGAGAGCCTGGCCGGAGCCTCCGCCCTGTCGCCAGGCAACGGCACCGTCAACGCGACGACAGCCCGGCACGCGGCGGGCAGCGCGGACGGgaatcccaccccacccccggaGACCCACGGAGCCCTGCCTGTCCGTCCTGCTGCGAGTGAGAGGGAAGTAGGGGAGCGACAGGAGGAAGAGACGGTGGGCATCATGGAGATCGGGTACCCGGAGCTGATCGAGCAGCAGAAGGTGCAGAAGTGCGTGGAGCTCTACATGGAATACTCTCACCAGTACCTGGAGAGGTTGAGTGGAGCAGCACCTCAGCAGCGCCCCCTCTGCCAGGGAGTGTTACTGCTGCTCGCCACCGCCCTCACGTTCACGATCAGCAGTGTCCTTCTGCAGTGA
- the LOC133105588 gene encoding ras association domain-containing protein 2-like produces MADGQDSVQVGENRFVSKNTLLSHLKTYNLYYEGQTLQLRHREEEGELIVEGLLNISWGLRRPIRLQMQDDKERIRPPPASTSWHSGCNLDAQSKEGSQQAPPTVEVTESESQSNASTVKEEGEAGGESPQLLRTKSDAGVWRRGARRSPSDQRRIRRHRFSINGHYYNHKTAVFTPAYGTLTNVRINSCMTTPQVLRVLLSKFKIENSPDDFTLYLVHTSGERVKLKRSDHPLVIRVLQGPCEQVCRVFLMEEDLGEEVTYDVAQYIKFEMPVLQSFITKLGEEEDREVQKLRKRYKSLRCIIEKQLQTLAERSTCVWLKLPLSGQGTD; encoded by the exons ATGGCTGACGGACAGGACTCCGTTCAGGTCGGGGAGAACAGATTCGTCAGCAA GAACACTCTGCTGTCACACCTGAAAACGTACAACCTTTACTATGAGGGACAGACGCTCCAACTCCGACACAGGGAG gaggagggggagctgATCGTGGAGGGGCTGCTCAACATCTCCTGGGGCCTGCGCCGACCAATCAGGCTCCAGATGCAGGATGACAAGGAGCGAATCAGGCCGCCTCCCGCCTCCACATCCTGGCACTCGGGCTGCAATCTGGACGCTCAGAG TAAGGAGGGCTCCCAGCAAGCACCGCCCACCGTTGAGGTGACAGAGTCAGAGAGCCAATCAAATGCCAGCACTGTGAAGGAGGAAGGAGAAGCag GAGGTGAATCCCCACAGCTCCTGAGGACTAAAAGTGACGCAGGCGTGTGGAGGCGGGGAGCCCGGCGATCACCTAGCGACCAGCGGCGAATCAGACGCCATCGCTTTTCCATCAACGGCCACTACTACAACCATAAG acagcaGTGTTCACCCCTGCTTACGGCACACTGACTAATGTCCGTATCAACAGCTGTATGACGACTCCTCAGGTCCTGCGTGTGCTGCTCAGCAAATTTAAGATCGAGAACAGCCCTGATGACTTCACCTTGTACCTTGTACACACCAGTGGTG AGCGAGTGAAGCTGAAACGCAGCGATCACCCCCTGGTCATCCGTGTGCTGCAGGGCCCGTGTGAGCAGGTCTGCAGGGTCTTCCTCATGGAGGAGGACTTGGGAGAGGAGGTCACCTACGAC GTGGCGCAGTACATCAAGTTTGAGATGCCGGTGTTGCAGAGTTTCATCACCAaactgggagaggaggaggacagggaggTGCAGAAGCTCCGGAAAAG GTACAAATCACTTCGCTGTATCATTGAGAAGCAGTTGCAAACTTTGGCGGAGCGGTCCACCTGTGTGTGGCTCAAACTGCCTCTATCAGGTCAGGGTACGGACTAG